From Nitrososphaerales archaeon:
CGATCGATCTTGCTTCCTTTTCACTGCCCAAGTATAAGCCCAGTCCAGCCGCTTTGAGAAAGCTCGAATCGAGGGGAGAATCACCTACAGCTATACATTGGCTCAAACTCAACCCTAGCCTCTCAGCCAACACTCTTAAGGCTTTATCCTTACGTGCGGGCTCAACCTCCATGACCCCCTCACCCGTTAAGTATCCATTTTCATCGACACATAATTTATTGGCAAAGAAGTGATGTATTCCTAATTCGTTCGCGACCCTCTTTGCCAGATGTTCAATACCAGCTGATATAATCGCTACCTCCAACCCTCTATTACGAATTTCTTGAATTACAGATTTAGCTTCTGGGCGCACTTTACAAGTGGAGAGGATCTGGATGATTTTAGATATATGGAGGGGCTTCGGCCACGCTTCTATATCCTTCTTCATAAACTCCTCATAAGTGATCTTACCTTGACAGTAAAGTCTTAAGTATTCTTCAGCCTTCGAAGTTGTATTAAAGTATTTATGTACTTTAAGCCAGCTACTTTTATCCTCGATCAAGGTGCCATCCAGATCGAAAGCTACAAGTTTGAATCGTGAAGGCATGATTCTCTTCACTAGATTCTATCTGGAGCATCGATCCCTAAGAGCCAAAGGGCATTTCTAATGGTATTTTGAAAGCTCTTTACCAGAGCCAACCTTCCGACCCTTCTATCTTCATCCTTCTCCTTTAACACCGGGCTCCTTTCATAGAAAGTATTGAATAGTGTTGCCAAGTTGTATGCATACTTTGTCAGAACTTTAGGGTTGAGATTTCTTAAAGCATCCTCAACGTATAGATCGAATTTAGATATGAGTTTCAATAAGCTTATCTCATTTACATCGACCAATGAAGCGGCAACCTTCTCGTTAATGGTAAGCCCATTCACACCAGCCTTTTCCAGGATTTTAGAAGCCCTTGCGTAAGCATATTGAATGTAAGGCCCCGTTTCACCCTCCAATCTTAAAGCTTCAGATAGATCGAATATGATCATTTTATTCAGATCCTGCTTCAATAGATCGTATCGAATCGCTGCAACCGCTACCTTCTCGGCTGTAGTATGAAGCCAACTCTCGCTCTCATTTGGATTTCTCTTCTTCGTCTCCTCGTAAGCTTTTGTATGAAGTGCATCGAGTACATCATCAGCATTTATATAGATACCTTTACGCCCAGACATCTGTAAAAATTCACGCCCCTCAACTTCTATACCTAACTCTCTGGCAGTCCCTCTACTTAAAGAGACGATCTCGTAACCCAGATGTATGTATCTGCCCTTCGCATTCTCATCCAATCGATTTAGCACACTCGATATGATCCTCTGAAGCCTACTCTGCCTTACATCGATCACCGTGATAGCCAGATCGGCCGAATTAAATTGTGGATGATCCTTCACACCATCATCTAACACGGTCTGCCATAATATAGTCCCATCGGGCTGAATACCAAATATATTGTATGAAAAAGGATCTTGAACCATTCCCAACTTCCAAGCAGCGTATGGTATGTCTTTTGCTATGTAGGTAGTGGTACCATCGCTACGCACCAAGACCTTCTCTTCATCGACCTCTTCATCTTCAACCTTCACCAACCAGCATCCAGCGTACTTACCATCTGTAGCGAACTCTACAATGCCTCTACTTTTAAGTTCATCGAAGACGCTATGCCAGAGTTTATATCGGAGCACATGAGATTCAAAGTTTAGACAATCGTACCGCGCACCTATTCGCCAACATGTCTTCAACTGCTCTCTTACGATTCTTTGGGTCACATCGGATGTGAACCTTGCTACTTCAGAATTACCTTCTTCGATCTCCTTTAAAACCTTCTTCCTCAACTCCAAGAGTTGTGGCCGATGCTCGTACATTTCATTGACCTTCACATAGACTACATCACCACAGTAATGATCGAACTTCATCGATTCAGGCGGTTCAAGAGGGAAGTTCGCATAGAGGAAACCGACTATGATATCTGCAACTTGAACACCAGAATCATCTATCCAGTTGAGGACTTTAGTATCATGTCCAGTAAATTTGAAGATGCGGTATATGGAATCTCCCAAAACGACATTTCTCAAA
This genomic window contains:
- a CDS encoding HAD-IB family phosphatase, which encodes MKRIMPSRFKLVAFDLDGTLIEDKSSWLKVHKYFNTTSKAEEYLRLYCQGKITYEEFMKKDIEAWPKPLHISKIIQILSTCKVRPEAKSVIQEIRNRGLEVAIISAGIEHLAKRVANELGIHHFFANKLCVDENGYLTGEGVMEVEPARKDKALRVLAERLGLSLSQCIAVGDSPLDSSFLKAAGLGLYLGSEKEARSIGVKSISNLSEILNYI
- a CDS encoding arginine--tRNA ligase, whose amino-acid sequence is MTFRRFLNEVKERVEEAIVKAGFQSIEFQPSEPPRMEFGDLSVNVAFLIGNREGMEPMRVAEAITSKIDKERFELISKFTIHPPGYINFWVNLTNFSYQTLIESLNENYGSLNIGRGKRVIIEHTSVNPNKALHYGHLRNVVLGDSIYRIFKFTGHDTKVLNWIDDSGVQVADIIVGFLYANFPLEPPESMKFDHYCGDVVYVKVNEMYEHRPQLLELRKKVLKEIEEGNSEVARFTSDVTQRIVREQLKTCWRIGARYDCLNFESHVLRYKLWHSVFDELKSRGIVEFATDGKYAGCWLVKVEDEEVDEEKVLVRSDGTTTYIAKDIPYAAWKLGMVQDPFSYNIFGIQPDGTILWQTVLDDGVKDHPQFNSADLAITVIDVRQSRLQRIISSVLNRLDENAKGRYIHLGYEIVSLSRGTARELGIEVEGREFLQMSGRKGIYINADDVLDALHTKAYEETKKRNPNESESWLHTTAEKVAVAAIRYDLLKQDLNKMIIFDLSEALRLEGETGPYIQYAYARASKILEKAGVNGLTINEKVAASLVDVNEISLLKLISKFDLYVEDALRNLNPKVLTKYAYNLATLFNTFYERSPVLKEKDEDRRVGRLALVKSFQNTIRNALWLLGIDAPDRI